One region of Mucilaginibacter gotjawali genomic DNA includes:
- a CDS encoding ABC transporter permease: MKIILKIAKNELRNLFYSPVAWFLAIALLVQCAIFYTSIVHQVAAWQDIHLANNPRFKDFRVDTTFTKAFFIAGDSIFNSVLQNLTLFIPLLTMGLIGREVNNGTIKLLYSSPIKLRAIVLGKYLAIVIYNLLMVAIVGIFIVLGAFNIRSADIALLLSAELAFFLMICAYGAIGLFMSSLTTYQIVSAMGTFLFLFYSPVLAPYGRNMILYATLPGFYRYPDEPQEWYWG; this comes from the coding sequence ATGAAGATCATACTCAAAATCGCAAAAAACGAACTCCGAAACCTTTTTTACTCGCCGGTAGCCTGGTTTTTGGCTATTGCTTTGTTAGTGCAGTGCGCTATTTTTTATACGTCGATTGTTCATCAGGTTGCCGCCTGGCAAGATATACACTTGGCTAATAACCCGAGATTTAAAGATTTTAGAGTTGACACTACTTTTACAAAGGCCTTTTTCATAGCAGGGGACAGCATTTTTAATAGCGTATTGCAAAATTTGACCCTGTTTATTCCATTGCTTACGATGGGCCTGATTGGCCGCGAAGTGAATAACGGCACCATCAAGTTATTATATTCCTCGCCTATAAAGCTGCGTGCCATAGTTTTGGGGAAATACCTGGCTATAGTGATCTATAACCTGCTAATGGTAGCAATAGTCGGCATATTTATTGTATTGGGAGCGTTTAATATCCGATCGGCGGATATTGCATTGTTATTATCGGCCGAGCTGGCTTTTTTCCTGATGATATGTGCTTACGGGGCCATTGGTCTGTTTATGTCGAGCCTCACCACTTACCAGATCGTATCGGCCATGGGGACTTTTCTGTTCCTTTTTTATTCGCCCGTATTGGCGCCTTATGGCAGAAATATGATTTTATACGCGACCTTACCTGGTTTTTATCGATATCCGGACGAACCTCAAGAATGGTATTGGGGCTGA
- a CDS encoding ABC transporter ATP-binding protein — protein sequence MNSILKIEQLSHKYTSSWAIRDINMEIAQNGIVGLLGSNGAGKSTTMNIICGVLNHTEGDVYINGFDIRTQAESAKKEIGFLPQIPPLYTDLTVDEYLRYCAELRFIENGKIKSAVEEVKERCGIAHFSNRLIRNLSGGYRQRVGIAQAIIHKPKLVVMDEPTNGLDPNQLIEVRKLIKEIALDHAVLLSSHILSEIHILCKEIIMIEGGRLVFADTMDAFDNYMPSNSLMMRMENPPPIGDILNIQGVTRAELLTDKQVRVYFEGGEEITERLVVAGVQQNWQLREISLEKGQLDDIFKTLSSPQPNS from the coding sequence ATGAACAGCATTTTAAAAATCGAACAGCTTTCGCACAAATACACCAGTAGCTGGGCCATACGCGATATCAATATGGAAATAGCCCAAAATGGTATCGTGGGTTTACTGGGGTCAAACGGGGCCGGAAAATCGACCACCATGAATATTATTTGCGGCGTATTGAACCACACCGAGGGGGACGTATATATCAATGGCTTTGATATCAGGACCCAGGCCGAATCAGCCAAAAAAGAGATCGGTTTTTTGCCACAGATTCCGCCCTTGTATACCGATCTCACCGTAGATGAATACCTGAGGTATTGCGCCGAATTGCGGTTTATTGAAAACGGTAAGATAAAAAGTGCGGTAGAAGAAGTAAAAGAACGCTGCGGCATAGCCCATTTCAGCAACCGGCTCATCCGCAATCTTTCGGGCGGTTACCGCCAGCGCGTAGGTATAGCGCAGGCCATTATCCATAAACCAAAACTGGTGGTGATGGACGAGCCAACCAACGGGCTTGACCCCAATCAACTGATAGAAGTGAGAAAACTGATCAAAGAAATTGCCCTTGATCATGCGGTGTTGTTATCCTCTCACATTTTATCAGAGATACATATCCTCTGTAAAGAGATCATCATGATTGAAGGCGGCAGGCTGGTGTTTGCTGATACCATGGATGCTTTTGATAATTATATGCCGTCGAACAGTTTAATGATGCGTATGGAAAACCCGCCGCCAATAGGCGATATCTTAAATATACAGGGGGTTACCCGGGCGGAATTGCTTACCGATAAACAGGTCAGGGTATATTTTGAAGGCGGTGAGGAAATAACGGAACGACTGGTAGTTGCAGGCGTACAGCAAAATTGGCAGCTTCGCGAGATCAGCCTTGAAAAGGGCCAGCTTGACGACATTTTCAAAACTTTATCGTCCCCCCAACCTAACTCATAA
- a CDS encoding RagB/SusD family nutrient uptake outer membrane protein, whose amino-acid sequence MTIDSLKTKVICLLCFFALTAQMACKKLIEVDEPINTLTTTEIFSTDATATSAMAGVYSAMINGTTSGSASGGFQEFSACLSTQLAGMSSDEFNTTNVFGYNSMANYNTNHLTAEDAGSSTSLWTSAYDIIYKSNSVIEGVAASTSASLHDNVRKELTAEAKFVRAFCYFYLTNFFGDVPMVLTVDFNKTENLPRMPQQQVYQQIISDLTDAQAVIATDYSAGNGERIIPNKWAATLLLARVYLYTGNYSGAFTQSSAVINNSLFGLEPDLNNVFSTNSREAVWQLKQTITDLSLKNATPEGYTTDYTLTAQLSAAFEPGDQRKVKWVDSTGLAYSSYPIPNSYYPHKYIIGQYNADASQPPPQYYMVLRLAEAYLIRAEAEANGATGGAASAIADLNVIRNRAGLPDLNNNLAQQPLKDAVARERQVELFAEWGHRWFDLRRTGQAHSVLSSIPAKQPWAGDYQLLYPIPLTEIKFDHNLSQNTGY is encoded by the coding sequence ATGACAATAGATAGCTTAAAAACCAAAGTAATTTGTCTCCTCTGCTTTTTTGCCCTTACCGCACAAATGGCATGTAAAAAGCTGATAGAGGTTGATGAACCGATTAACACACTGACCACCACGGAGATCTTTTCTACCGATGCTACCGCCACTTCTGCGATGGCCGGCGTGTATTCGGCTATGATCAATGGTACCACCAGCGGGAGCGCGTCGGGTGGATTCCAGGAATTCAGCGCATGCCTTTCCACCCAGCTGGCAGGAATGTCCTCCGATGAGTTTAATACGACGAACGTGTTCGGATACAATTCCATGGCCAACTATAATACGAATCATTTGACGGCAGAAGATGCGGGATCATCTACAAGCTTATGGACTTCTGCCTATGATATTATTTACAAATCGAACTCGGTTATAGAGGGGGTGGCAGCATCGACGTCCGCTTCGCTGCATGATAACGTAAGAAAGGAGCTCACCGCCGAAGCAAAATTTGTCAGGGCTTTCTGCTATTTCTACCTGACTAACTTTTTTGGCGACGTCCCGATGGTGCTCACGGTCGATTTTAATAAAACAGAGAATTTGCCCAGAATGCCCCAGCAGCAGGTTTACCAGCAGATCATCTCAGATTTGACCGATGCGCAGGCCGTTATAGCTACGGACTACTCGGCCGGTAATGGTGAAAGGATCATACCCAATAAATGGGCAGCTACGCTGCTGCTGGCCCGCGTCTACCTGTACACCGGTAATTATTCCGGTGCATTCACTCAGAGTTCCGCTGTTATTAATAATTCTTTGTTCGGCTTGGAGCCTGATTTGAATAACGTGTTTTCGACTAACAGCAGGGAAGCCGTATGGCAGCTGAAGCAAACCATCACCGACTTATCATTAAAAAATGCAACGCCTGAAGGTTACACAACAGACTATACCCTTACAGCACAATTATCAGCCGCCTTTGAACCCGGCGATCAGCGCAAAGTTAAATGGGTGGACAGCACCGGCCTGGCATATTCCTCTTACCCCATACCCAATTCATACTATCCTCACAAATATATCATAGGCCAGTATAACGCCGATGCCAGCCAGCCTCCCCCGCAGTATTATATGGTGTTGCGTCTGGCAGAAGCCTATTTGATACGAGCAGAAGCAGAGGCTAATGGTGCAACCGGCGGCGCTGCATCAGCTATAGCAGATTTGAACGTGATACGGAACCGGGCCGGACTGCCGGATTTAAACAACAATTTAGCGCAGCAGCCGCTGAAAGACGCTGTAGCCAGGGAGCGTCAGGTGGAGCTATTTGCAGAATGGGGGCACCGCTGGTTCGACCTGAGAAGGACAGGGCAAGCGCACAGTGTATTGTCATCTATACCCGCCAAGCAACCCTGGGCCGGCGACTATCAACTGCTGTATCCGATCCCTTTGACTGAGATTAAATTCGATCATAACCTATCGCAAAATACTGGTTATTAA
- a CDS encoding DUF4397 domain-containing protein, protein MWKIYFNLFSILGLSLVLASCKKELTNLGSGTSSLTIVNAVVGNDYLLTDFKRGQSTGNYLPPMNGIHYGTATYFNSYSGQQPLALYHLPDTTATSAPVFKLTLDLPVNTIHTLFLMGTQGDPDQLLTTDQLPYHPDSDSTMGIRFINISKTSHPVSVNIAGQANGSEATGLAYKSVTPFKNYNAGSAIKSYTFEFRDQATGELLGSCIVDGVNNDGSSSSPNIRRYKNFTIALLGAPGGNAPNSALIISEDIAF, encoded by the coding sequence ATGTGGAAAATATATTTTAATCTTTTTTCAATACTGGGGCTTTCACTGGTATTGGCTTCCTGCAAAAAGGAATTAACGAACCTTGGAAGCGGAACGTCATCGCTCACCATAGTTAACGCCGTTGTTGGCAATGACTATTTGCTGACAGATTTTAAGCGGGGTCAGTCAACTGGTAATTATCTCCCCCCAATGAATGGTATCCACTATGGCACCGCAACCTATTTTAACAGCTACAGCGGCCAGCAGCCACTGGCCCTATACCACTTACCGGATACAACTGCTACCAGCGCCCCGGTGTTCAAGCTTACGCTGGATTTACCAGTGAACACGATTCATACCCTGTTCCTGATGGGCACTCAAGGTGATCCGGATCAGTTATTGACCACCGACCAATTGCCGTACCACCCGGATTCGGATTCCACCATGGGAATCCGGTTCATCAATATTTCCAAGACCAGTCACCCGGTCAGCGTAAATATAGCGGGGCAGGCCAACGGCTCCGAGGCGACGGGCCTGGCTTATAAAAGCGTTACCCCATTTAAAAATTACAATGCAGGTTCGGCAATAAAAAGCTATACGTTCGAATTCCGCGACCAGGCTACCGGTGAATTGTTGGGCAGTTGCATTGTCGACGGGGTAAATAATGACGGTTCTTCGAGCTCGCCTAATATCCGGCGCTACAAAAACTTTACTATCGCATTGCTGGGAGCTCCCGGGGGAAATGCGCCTAACAGTGCCCTCATTATAAGCGAGGACATAGCTTTCTAA
- a CDS encoding DUF4974 domain-containing protein, producing the protein MKIFRLLLFLICQLTTVSLLAQHMRLGVQEQPQPATITLSLKNVPLETVLSQIKKQAGIRFVYTKDILKIAGKVSVQAEKADLETVLKQLFHNTSINFTVFGNTVELSTKKNANVSGNVQPDNSFFSKGIAHGFVYTTGGVRLNGAGVIIKRSHSGTVTNTKRLAMVEISQVNAKYIERQPVSNPLLALKGIVHGVLILPASGYSNVPVKVEIRGRNSIDPASASDPLYIIDGVPLIQANIGGVPSSNHRGGSTGRQQAGISFPGGIWEKKWSDLYAEA; encoded by the coding sequence ATGAAAATTTTTAGACTCTTATTGTTTTTAATTTGTCAGCTCACGACTGTTTCGCTGCTTGCACAGCATATGAGGTTGGGGGTACAGGAGCAGCCACAACCGGCTACTATAACGCTGTCCTTGAAAAATGTGCCGCTTGAAACTGTTTTATCCCAAATCAAAAAACAGGCAGGGATCCGCTTTGTCTACACTAAGGATATATTAAAAATAGCCGGAAAGGTCTCCGTTCAGGCGGAAAAAGCAGATCTGGAAACCGTATTAAAACAGCTCTTTCATAATACCTCAATTAACTTTACCGTGTTCGGGAATACAGTAGAATTATCCACCAAAAAAAACGCGAACGTTAGTGGTAATGTACAACCCGATAATAGTTTTTTTTCAAAAGGCATTGCGCACGGTTTTGTATATACAACCGGGGGCGTAAGACTAAATGGCGCCGGTGTCATTATCAAGCGCTCTCATTCGGGAACGGTCACAAATACCAAACGCCTTGCCATGGTTGAGATCAGCCAGGTCAACGCTAAATATATTGAGCGGCAGCCCGTATCAAACCCCTTGTTGGCTTTGAAAGGTATCGTTCACGGGGTGCTGATACTCCCCGCAAGTGGTTATAGCAATGTCCCGGTAAAAGTAGAAATACGGGGAAGAAACTCAATTGACCCTGCATCAGCCTCCGATCCCTTATATATTATTGATGGTGTACCCCTCATCCAGGCAAACATTGGTGGGGTTCCGTCTTCAAACCACCGGGGAGGTTCCACCGGGCGTCAACAGGCCGGTATTTCCTTTCCGGGTGGAATATGGGAAAAGAAATGGAGTGATCTTTATGCTGAAGCGTAG
- a CDS encoding SusC/RagA family TonB-linked outer membrane protein — MKIFRLLLFLICLLTTGSLFAQQQQQPITLSLKNVPLETVLTQIKKQTGISFFYSKEILIKAGKVSVQVDKKDLQTTLTTCLQNTPVTYMVVGNIIVLVDKHAKKNADGTLELNENMFSQVAVHGFVYNLAGTGLNGASVVIKRTHLGTTTNANGEFSLGEVRTNDTIRVSFIGYDAQDVAVAQGEFNIKLKETKNELDAVEVQAYGTTTKRLAMGEISQVNAADIERQPVSNPLLALKSIVPGLLITPTTGFGNSPVRVEIRGRNSIDPSSMSDPLYIIDGIPLVQTSAGLVNTGYQTGANLQQAGISSGMSPFAALNPNDIESITVLKDATATAMYGSRAGNGVIIITTKRGKAGKTVVDVTASHEINRTIGHYDMLNTTQYLQMRREALRNDGLTASTATAPDLTLWDTTRNVDWQKQLWKSTSGSTVRATISGGNELSTFRVSGSYQSLQDISPLTNQNTDAKSNIAFNFSHHSPDQKLTVDVSTIFGHNKINQISIGGATTMAPDLPPIFDKNGNLNYTDWNAAGIGSSFPFGSLLQPFVTSSDLLNGSLRLGYQIIKGLNANISVGYNLGLMDNRVTNTIASQNPLYNPTALSVFGNSRTDGWNITPQIDYTRYIGKGKLTVLAGANLNSSSASGLSTYAYGYTSDELIKSVNNAPFVQSQQGYAQSKYVDVHGSLNYNWEGKYIAEVSGNRDGSSNFGPGREFGSFGVAGVSWVASEEQWLKKSLPSWVSLLKLKVSYGTTGNYPGVAYQYLSQWANSSFSGGSPLYTYNGIVPQVPIHAVNQDYRWETDKELNTGLDIGLLDDRISLHAALYRKRTNDQLAMIPTPAFTGFNNVEGNSQAEVQNSGVEIALNARIVDTKDFTWSSALNFSHNENKLLAFPGIQYTSYYTTQKVGYSVNEVFLLHYLGVDPQTGQRSYQDLGGGGYVSLGGTTPPGGRGDSRSVAIDLSPKFETSWVNRFAYKGFRLDLQFAYRKMMAMEPYAYLFPGSFNNNIPLSIYNNHWQKPGDISTNPRLTTLYSANSDNDFAQSDGAYTDGSYLRLQNVALSYALPDRLAKKMGVQGISLMVSMENVFTITKYPGIDPELPFGNQPQAKTFNGQLTLTF, encoded by the coding sequence ATGAAAATTTTTAGACTCTTATTATTTTTAATTTGCCTGCTAACAACCGGATCTCTGTTTGCGCAGCAACAGCAACAACCGATTACGCTGTCGTTGAAAAATGTGCCGCTTGAAACGGTATTGACACAAATAAAAAAGCAAACCGGCATTTCATTTTTTTACAGTAAAGAAATATTAATCAAAGCCGGTAAGGTATCTGTGCAGGTTGATAAAAAGGATTTGCAAACCACATTAACTACCTGCCTTCAAAATACGCCGGTTACGTATATGGTCGTCGGGAACATTATTGTGCTGGTTGATAAACATGCAAAAAAAAACGCCGATGGCACGCTGGAATTAAATGAAAATATGTTTTCCCAGGTCGCTGTGCATGGGTTTGTTTACAATCTGGCCGGGACGGGGCTCAACGGCGCCAGCGTAGTTATTAAACGCACGCACCTGGGAACCACGACCAACGCGAACGGCGAATTCTCACTTGGAGAAGTGCGCACCAATGATACTATCCGGGTAAGCTTTATTGGTTATGATGCCCAGGATGTGGCGGTTGCACAAGGTGAATTTAACATTAAGTTGAAGGAGACAAAAAACGAGCTGGATGCAGTGGAAGTTCAGGCTTACGGTACCACTACCAAACGCCTTGCCATGGGCGAGATCAGCCAGGTAAATGCCGCAGACATTGAGCGGCAGCCTGTATCAAACCCGCTCCTGGCCTTAAAAAGCATAGTACCCGGCTTATTGATAACGCCTACAACTGGTTTTGGCAACTCCCCCGTACGGGTGGAGATCCGGGGAAGAAATTCCATCGATCCTTCATCCATGTCTGATCCTTTGTATATCATTGACGGTATCCCCCTGGTCCAGACCTCCGCAGGCTTGGTAAACACGGGCTACCAAACCGGCGCCAATCTTCAGCAGGCGGGCATATCCTCGGGAATGAGCCCCTTTGCGGCCCTTAATCCCAACGATATCGAAAGTATTACGGTTCTTAAGGATGCCACAGCAACGGCCATGTATGGTTCCCGGGCCGGAAACGGGGTGATCATCATCACCACCAAAAGGGGTAAAGCCGGTAAGACGGTGGTTGATGTGACGGCCAGCCATGAGATCAACAGGACCATCGGGCACTATGATATGTTAAACACTACCCAATATTTGCAGATGCGCCGCGAGGCACTCAGGAATGACGGGCTTACCGCTTCCACAGCGACCGCACCTGATCTCACCTTATGGGACACTACCCGCAACGTCGACTGGCAAAAACAGCTCTGGAAGTCAACAAGCGGCTCCACCGTCAGGGCAACCATATCCGGCGGTAATGAACTCAGCACCTTCAGGGTCAGCGGCTCCTACCAGTCGTTACAGGATATATCACCTTTAACAAATCAAAATACCGACGCGAAGTCGAACATTGCCTTTAACTTCAGTCATCATAGCCCGGATCAGAAATTAACTGTCGACGTTTCCACCATATTCGGACATAATAAAATTAACCAAATATCCATCGGCGGGGCAACAACTATGGCACCTGATCTGCCGCCCATATTTGATAAAAACGGAAATCTGAATTATACTGACTGGAACGCCGCCGGAATTGGTTCATCATTCCCTTTCGGCTCCCTGCTTCAACCTTTTGTGACCAGTTCAGATCTGTTAAACGGCAGCCTCCGCCTGGGTTATCAGATTATCAAAGGGTTGAACGCAAATATTTCGGTAGGGTACAATCTTGGCCTAATGGATAACAGGGTTACCAATACCATCGCCTCTCAGAATCCGCTGTATAACCCTACCGCGTTGAGCGTATTTGGTAATAGCAGAACAGATGGATGGAACATTACCCCGCAGATAGACTACACGCGCTATATTGGCAAGGGAAAACTGACCGTGCTGGCCGGCGCTAACCTGAATAGTTCATCGGCGAGCGGTTTAAGTACTTACGCGTATGGGTATACGAGTGATGAGCTGATAAAATCTGTCAATAATGCACCTTTCGTCCAAAGTCAGCAGGGATATGCACAAAGCAAGTATGTTGATGTGCATGGCAGCCTCAATTATAACTGGGAAGGAAAATATATCGCCGAAGTTTCGGGCAACCGCGACGGTTCATCAAATTTTGGACCTGGCAGGGAGTTTGGATCATTCGGCGTAGCGGGGGTGAGTTGGGTGGCCTCGGAAGAACAGTGGCTTAAAAAATCATTGCCCTCATGGGTGAGCCTGCTAAAATTGAAGGTATCCTACGGAACCACCGGCAATTACCCGGGAGTGGCATATCAGTACCTTTCGCAATGGGCTAATAGCAGCTTCAGCGGAGGCAGCCCTTTATATACTTACAACGGCATAGTGCCGCAGGTGCCAATCCACGCCGTCAATCAGGACTACCGCTGGGAAACCGATAAAGAATTGAATACCGGTCTGGATATCGGCTTACTGGACGATAGGATCAGCCTGCATGCCGCCCTTTACCGCAAACGGACCAACGATCAGCTGGCTATGATTCCAACCCCTGCCTTTACCGGTTTTAACAATGTGGAGGGCAACTCGCAGGCAGAGGTTCAAAACAGCGGCGTAGAAATAGCGTTAAATGCCAGGATCGTGGATACCAAGGACTTTACCTGGTCTTCGGCCCTGAATTTCAGTCATAACGAAAATAAACTGCTCGCCTTCCCGGGAATACAGTACACCTCCTATTATACCACCCAAAAAGTGGGGTACTCCGTTAATGAGGTGTTCCTGTTACATTATCTGGGAGTTGATCCGCAAACAGGGCAGCGCAGCTACCAGGATTTAGGTGGTGGTGGCTACGTATCCTTAGGTGGCACCACGCCCCCCGGAGGACGTGGGGACAGCCGGAGTGTGGCTATTGACCTGAGCCCGAAATTTGAGACATCATGGGTGAATCGTTTTGCTTATAAAGGTTTTAGGCTTGATTTGCAATTTGCCTACCGCAAAATGATGGCGATGGAGCCGTATGCGTATCTTTTTCCCGGCTCATTTAATAATAACATACCCTTATCGATCTATAACAATCACTGGCAAAAACCAGGCGACATTAGCACCAATCCGCGCTTGACTACATTATATAGCGCAAATAGCGACAATGATTTTGCGCAATCTGACGGTGCTTATACCGATGGGTCTTACCTGCGTTTGCAAAATGTTGCCCTAAGTTATGCCCTGCCAGACAGACTGGCCAAAAAGATGGGCGTGCAGGGAATAAGTTTGATGGTCAGCATGGAGAATGTATTTACGATTACCAAATACCCTGGAATTGATCCGGAGCTGCCCTTTGGCAACCAGCCGCAAGCCAAGACTTTTAATGGCCAACTCACTTTAACTTTTTAA